A genomic segment from Legionella quinlivanii encodes:
- the cysZ gene encoding sulfate transporter CysZ, with the protein MNDFFLGMMYLPMGFRGLLTKGLKRFVILPVLFNFLLFAGIFFLLYHYLFPYAYYYLNQLPDWLHFLNMLFLIIFCISFFLLFLSMFTVFFNIIAAPFNGLLAEKAQLLLYGSTIPGLSFKDIVFRTIKRQVQFLAYFLPRFLGMCLLFFVPVIHPVYPFLWFWFNAWMLSVQYQDFAMDNNLIDFRAMRQKMRETRLQSLGFGFSINLASFIPLLNLFSMPAAVIGGVMLFCERHQQLVIKSNKNLLIDPL; encoded by the coding sequence ATGAACGATTTTTTCTTGGGAATGATGTACCTGCCTATGGGTTTTCGCGGCCTTTTGACAAAAGGGTTGAAGCGTTTTGTTATATTACCAGTATTATTTAATTTTCTGCTTTTCGCGGGAATTTTCTTCCTTCTTTATCACTATCTTTTCCCTTATGCCTATTATTACCTGAATCAATTGCCTGACTGGCTTCATTTTTTAAATATGCTGTTTTTAATTATCTTTTGCATTAGCTTCTTTTTGCTTTTTCTCTCCATGTTTACAGTATTTTTTAACATCATTGCGGCACCTTTTAACGGCTTGCTCGCGGAAAAGGCTCAACTGTTGTTATATGGAAGTACTATTCCAGGCCTGTCCTTTAAAGACATTGTATTTCGTACTATCAAACGGCAAGTGCAATTTCTGGCCTATTTCTTACCGCGATTCCTGGGAATGTGTCTGTTGTTTTTTGTTCCGGTAATCCATCCGGTGTATCCCTTTCTCTGGTTTTGGTTTAACGCCTGGATGCTGAGCGTTCAATATCAGGATTTTGCTATGGACAATAATCTGATTGATTTCAGGGCAATGCGGCAGAAAATGAGAGAAACCCGCTTACAAAGCTTGGGTTTTGGCTTTTCAATCAACCTGGCCAGTTTTATTCCCCTTCTCAATCTTTTTTCCATGCCCGCCGCAGTGATTGGCGGTGTGATGCTTTTCTGCGAGCGTCATCAGCAGTTAGTCATTAAATCTAACAAAAACTTACTCATAGATCCGCTCTAA